A stretch of Phragmites australis chromosome 12, lpPhrAust1.1, whole genome shotgun sequence DNA encodes these proteins:
- the LOC133887109 gene encoding uncharacterized protein LOC133887109, producing MSRGRSPEPLDFFIWTVEDVGLWLEEINLGSYRQAFEENGVNGEYLESLSMFTTEQILRFIRRCHMKWGDFITLCKELRRIKVACLKGEQEVRRPWWAPSCLSVVFVRVAKRNRQSRVVSLKLEA from the exons ATGAGCCGGGGGCGGTCGCCGGAGCCGCTGGATTTCTTCATCTGGACTGTGGAG GATGTGGGTTTATGGTTGGAGGAAATAAATCTCGGAAGCTATCGCCAggcatttgaagaaaatggtgtCAATGGAGAGTATCTAGAAAGCCTGTCGATGTTCACTACAGAGCAGATTCTTCGATTTATAAGACGGTGTCATATGAAATGGGGAGATTTTATCACACTTTGTAAAGAGTTGAGGCGCATCAAAG TTGCCTGCCTGAAAGGGGAGCAAGAAGTCCGCAGGCCGTGGTGGGCGCCGTCATGCCTATCGGTCGTGTTTGTGAGGGTGGCCAAGCGGAACCGGCAGTCCCGAGTCGTCTCCCTGAAGCTGGAAGCTTAA
- the LOC133886753 gene encoding uncharacterized protein LOC133886753, with protein sequence MRRRSRIQIVLVDAKAGQASTPFFYKSPSGCPNSFRPTLVPNRLLFPPPLLEPVPAAVPASGELACAKMTTSRRLADRKTAKFQKNITRRGSVPETTVKKGNDYPVGPLVLGFFIFVVIGSSLFQIIRTATSGGMA encoded by the exons ATGCGTAGACGGTCCCGAATCCAGATCGTCCTGGTCGACGCAAAGGCAGGGCAGGCCAGCACGCCGTTCTTCTATAAAAGCCCCTCTGGTTGTCCGAATTCCTTCCGCCCAACTCTCGTGCCCAACCGTCTCctcttccctcctcctctcctcgaGCCGGtgcccgccgccgtccccgcctCCGGCGAGCTCGCCTGCGCGAAGATG ACTACTTCAAGGCGCCTTGCTGACAGGAAGACTGCAAAGTTCCAGAAGAACATCACCAGGAGGGGGTCGGTGCCTGAAACTACTGTGAAGAAGGGGAATGACTACCCTGTTGGACCTTTAGTGCTCGGGTTCTTCATCTTTGTTGTCATTGGATCAT CGTTGTTTCAGATAATCAGGACAGCAACCAGCGGCGGGATGGCGTAA
- the LOC133886497 gene encoding uncharacterized protein LOC133886497 has protein sequence MLRNSGSYVSGNLQMDQQRLTAHVQQILNEWQIQFLVLMSFGLQAFLLLFSGIRKRTISSVVRVLLWLAYVSADSLATFVLGHLTLHINGLRHELVLFWAPFMLLHLGGQETITAFSMEDNMLWKRHLLSLVQQVAMVVYVVGKQWQGGSLLMAPLVLMFTSGTIRYAERTWALMTAAKSATPGSCFDLSDVHKISTYAYLFQIRKSLQEDEPTYAKLVWLASVGLDRWMAFLKDVMPSLQRGTKKIKFSEEFLRNKNRVHRAFKLVEVQLSLIYDYCYTKLGARHCHLSPIVSAIPRLLTLGSTCAALTLFVWADTRGSLVNYRRADVAVSYTLLIGAIVLEILSNFMVISSYWAYLTAVKDFPRGRSAIFSIVKLAHPESRCQWSDKLTQYNIVGRCIMEKQAGLLGWIIQWIGISSDTTSVDASSDLKELLLDKLLNVANSPHVDEWDFTKFHGQWAKWVLQSKFQGSTAQDLFVKTIDRVDFLSNIIIWHIATDICLSDDEVCNSPCRGPSRKLSSYVMYLASKHGILVGNDGHFVLEMARREIVKFVEEEVGGDKKALKHCKVVKSMRDKVGREYDLAEEHIKEFPHLEVFSDVPILPRVNQLATGLLKLKEIIDPWELIINVWMEMLCYMSPHCGSGFHFNHVGTGGEFVTHVRILLLNLGLTVFLPENSTTR, from the exons ATGCTTAGAAATTCTGGAAGTTACGTAAGCGGCAACCTACAGATGGATCAACAAAG GTTGACGGCACATGTCCAACAGATCTTGAATGAATGGCAGATCCAGTTCTTGGTGCTTATGAGCTTTGGCTTGCAAGCCTTCCTGCTCCTTTTCTCGGGTATTAGGAAGCGTACCATCTCCAGTGTTGTGAGAGTGCTCCTGTGGCTTGCCTATGTGTCAGCCGACTCCCTTGCGACCTTTGTCCTCGGGCATCTGACACTCCACATCAATGGCCTGCGCCATGAGCTCGTCCTCTTCTGGGCGCCGTTCATGCTGCTTCACCTTGGAGGGCAGGAGACTATCACAGCCTTCTCCATGGAGGACAATATGCTGTGGAAGCGGCACCTTCTAAGCCTCGTGCAACAGGTGGCGATGGTCGTCTACGTCGTCGGCAAGCAGTGGCAGGGTGGCTCGCTGCTCATGGCTCCCCTAGTGCTCATGTTCACATCCGGCACCATTAGGTATGCTGAGAGAACATGGGCACTCATGACTGCCGCCAAGTCTGCAACACCTGGGAGTTGTTTTGATCTGTCCGACGTGCACAAGATCAGCACATACGCATATCTCTTCCAAATACGCAAATCGTTGCAGGAAGACGAACCAACTTACGCAAAGCTTGTGTGGTTAGCTAGTGTAGGACTCGACAGATGGATGGCATTTTTGAAGGACGTGATGCCCAGCCTGCAACGCGGTACCAAAAAGATCAAATTTTCAGAAGAGTTCCTACGCAATAAGAACCGAGTTCATCGCGCTTTTAAGTTGGTCGAGGTCCAGCTCTCTCTTATCTATGACTACTGCTATACCAAGCTTGGAGCTCGTCACTGCCACCTCAGCCCAATAGTCAGTGCGATCCCCAGGCTCCTTACGCTGGGCTCAACTTGTGCAGCGTTGACGCTGTTCGTGTGGGCGGATACCAGAGGTTCTCTTGTCAACTACCGTAGGGCTGACGTTGCTGTGTCGTATACATTGCTGATCGGAGCTATCGTATTAGAAATACTCTCCAacttcatggtcatctcatcgTACTGGGCATACCTCACAGCAGTCAAGGATTTTCCACGTGGAAGATCAGCGATCTTCAGCATTGTGAAGCTAGCCCATCCGGAGAGTAGATGTCAGTGGTCGGACAAGCTGACCCAGTATAACATCGTCGGCAGGTGCATAATGGAGAAACAAGCTGGTCTGTTGGGGTGGATCATCCAATGGATCGGCATCAGCAGCGACACTACTAGTGTTGATGCCTCTTCAGACCTGAAAGAGCTCCTCCTTGATAAGCTTTTAAACGTAGCAAACAGCCCACATGTAGATGAGTGGGATTTTACCAAGTTCCATGGCCAGTGGGCCAAATGGGTACTCCAGAGCAAATTCCAAGGGAGCACAGCTCAAGATCTGTTCGTCAAAACCATCGACCGTGTGGACTTtctatccaacatcatcattTGGCATATAGCAACGGACATATGTCTCTCTGATGACGAGGTATGCAACTCTCCATGCAGAGGCCCAAGCAGAAAGCTGTCCAGCTATGTCATGTACCTTGCTTCAAAACATGGCATTTTGGTCGGCAATGATGGGCATTTTGTGCTCGAGATGGCTCGACGAGAGATCGtaaaatttgttgaagaagaaGTTGGTGGTGACAAGAAAGCCCTAAAACATTGTAAAGTTGTCAAAAGTATGCGTGACAAGGTTGGCAGGGAATATGATCTAGCCGAAGAACACATTAAAGAATTCCCTCATCTTGAGGTATTCTCTGATGTGCCAATCTTACCCCGTGTTAATCAACTTGCCACAGGGCTTCTTAAGCTTAAAGAAATAATTGATCCATGGGAGCTAATCATAAATGTATGGATGGAGATGCTTTGCTACATGTCACCTCACTGTGGATCTGGATTCCATTTTAACCACGTAGGCACCGGCGGGGAGTTTGTCACTCACGTCAGAATATTGCTGCTGAATCTCGGCCTGACGGTCTTTTTGCCTGAAAATAGTACGACTAGATGA